In a single window of the Olivibacter sp. SDN3 genome:
- a CDS encoding NAD(P)-binding domain-containing protein, with protein MAKNLRYKTKIAVIGAGQAGLSAAYHLKKSGMEIGRDFIILDEAPRPGGAWQFRWPSLTLSTVNKIHDLPGMSLEETLETDEAVVRASVAVPHYFDLYEKKFGLQVYRPVKVEKVFPHRDRFYIDTAQTLFSALGIINATGTWYNPYIPDYPGARLFQGEQLHTKDFKNADYFRGKHVIVVGAGISAIQLLDQISKVTTTTWVTRRPPDFREGPFDDVAGHHAVALVEERVRQGLPPLSVVSVTGLPVTPAVEDMDRRGVLKRFPMFSEITKNGVKWEDGRGVRADVILWNTGFRSALAHLDPVLPREESGGILMTGRLATMVAKEPRIHLVGYGPSASTIGANRAGSAAARELMKTYGQ; from the coding sequence ATGGCAAAAAACCTGCGATATAAAACCAAGATAGCAGTTATCGGTGCGGGTCAAGCTGGGCTTTCCGCTGCCTACCATTTAAAAAAGTCAGGAATGGAAATCGGTCGGGATTTTATCATCCTGGACGAAGCGCCTCGTCCGGGTGGTGCCTGGCAATTTCGCTGGCCTTCACTAACACTGAGTACGGTCAACAAAATTCACGATTTGCCGGGGATGTCTTTAGAAGAAACGTTAGAGACAGACGAAGCAGTTGTGCGCGCAAGCGTGGCTGTTCCGCATTATTTTGATTTATACGAAAAGAAATTCGGGCTCCAGGTATATCGTCCTGTAAAGGTCGAAAAAGTCTTTCCGCATCGAGACCGTTTTTATATAGACACAGCGCAAACCTTATTCTCCGCGTTGGGCATTATCAATGCGACCGGCACTTGGTACAATCCCTATATTCCGGATTATCCGGGTGCAAGGCTTTTTCAGGGTGAACAACTGCATACTAAGGATTTTAAGAATGCGGATTATTTTCGGGGCAAGCATGTCATCGTGGTGGGAGCGGGCATTTCAGCCATCCAATTGCTGGATCAGATTTCGAAGGTAACTACCACCACCTGGGTTACGCGTCGTCCACCCGATTTCAGGGAAGGGCCTTTTGATGATGTAGCCGGACATCATGCGGTTGCCTTGGTGGAAGAGCGTGTGAGGCAGGGATTACCGCCCCTGTCGGTGGTTTCCGTAACTGGGTTGCCAGTGACGCCGGCAGTCGAAGATATGGACAGACGCGGCGTGCTGAAACGTTTTCCCATGTTTAGCGAAATTACCAAAAATGGCGTAAAATGGGAAGACGGGAGAGGAGTAAGAGCGGATGTCATCCTATGGAATACGGGCTTCAGGAGTGCATTGGCACACTTGGACCCTGTACTGCCAAGGGAAGAAAGTGGTGGAATCCTCATGACGGGGAGGTTAGCAACAATGGTTGCCAAAGAACCGAGAATTCATTTGGTAGGCTATGGCCCTTCGGCATCTACCATTGGCGCCAATCGTGCTGGAAGTGCGGCTGCTAGGGAATTAATGAAAACTTATGGTCAATAG
- a CDS encoding flavodoxin, with translation MLSKVTEMKKLTTYWFLLSTFLLTWTSCSAELPAKGKEESHTEKGRLLTDKKVLIVYLSRTKNTKAVAEIIQKKVGGDLVALELVTPYPEHYQTTVDQVADENARGYLPPLKTTIDNIAEYDVVFVGFPTWGMQLPPPMKSFLNEYELRGKTVIPFNTNGGYGIGSTFETVEQLCPDSKVLEGFTTKGGVERDGILFVMQGDREKQVQNEVQNWLKKLGWLTE, from the coding sequence ATGTTAAGTAAAGTAACAGAGATGAAGAAGTTGACGACATATTGGTTTTTACTGAGCACATTTTTATTAACGTGGACATCCTGTTCTGCAGAATTACCAGCAAAAGGAAAAGAAGAATCGCATACAGAAAAAGGCAGATTATTAACAGATAAAAAGGTGTTAATCGTTTACCTGTCACGTACTAAAAACACGAAGGCTGTCGCTGAAATCATCCAAAAAAAAGTAGGTGGCGACTTGGTGGCATTGGAACTGGTTACGCCTTATCCTGAACATTATCAAACTACCGTTGATCAGGTAGCGGATGAAAATGCGCGCGGTTACTTGCCGCCACTAAAAACAACCATTGACAACATCGCGGAATACGATGTGGTCTTTGTCGGATTCCCCACCTGGGGCATGCAATTGCCCCCGCCAATGAAAAGCTTTTTGAATGAATATGAGCTACGTGGGAAAACGGTGATTCCCTTTAACACCAACGGTGGTTATGGCATTGGCAGCACCTTTGAAACGGTGGAACAATTGTGCCCCGATAGTAAGGTGCTGGAAGGATTCACGACCAAAGGCGGTGTGGAAAGGGATGGGATTTTATTCGTGATGCAGGGTGACAGGGAGAAACAGGTGCAGAACGAGGTACAAAACTGGTTGAAAAAATTGGGCTGGTTAACTGAGTGA
- a CDS encoding nuclear transport factor 2 family protein, with the protein MRALTVGLFLLIMSTQSSFAQQATADQEIIELSKEKWQWMAEKNVEVLGDLFDEKSMFVHMGGSWGKERELEVIESGGIWYKKANIHEVSVQVIDNTAILLNRIDLLAVVGGNEVTNPFMVTEVYIKQDGSWKLGSLSFTRLLTPGGN; encoded by the coding sequence ATGAGAGCATTAACTGTCGGGCTGTTTTTACTCATTATGAGTACACAATCATCGTTTGCCCAACAAGCAACTGCAGATCAGGAAATCATCGAACTTTCCAAAGAAAAATGGCAGTGGATGGCTGAAAAGAATGTAGAAGTGCTGGGTGATCTTTTTGATGAAAAATCCATGTTTGTACACATGGGCGGATCATGGGGGAAGGAGCGGGAACTCGAGGTCATCGAAAGTGGAGGCATCTGGTACAAAAAAGCGAATATCCATGAAGTGTCCGTGCAGGTCATCGACAATACGGCCATTCTTTTGAACAGGATTGATCTGCTGGCCGTTGTTGGCGGAAATGAAGTGACGAATCCATTTATGGTGACGGAAGTCTATATCAAACAGGACGGAAGCTGGAAACTGGGGTCATTATCGTTTACTCGATTACTTACCCCAGGTGGTAACTAA
- a CDS encoding DUF417 family protein: MEKILRLFVYFQNKFIDLMRIAIFIVMTWIGGLKAFPYEADGIVPFVINSPFMSFFYHNTGNNAVNEQGEEVAAYTLHKNPEGKTVQENVNWHQQNGTYIFSFGLGAVIVTIGILVLLGIWFPKIGFWGGLLIVGMSVVTLSFLITTPEVYVPNLGGDFPTPNYGFPYLSGAGRLVLKDIIMLAGGLIIAAEAATRSLRKF, translated from the coding sequence ATGGAAAAAATTCTTAGACTATTTGTCTATTTTCAAAACAAATTTATTGATTTGATGCGAATTGCTATATTTATAGTGATGACATGGATTGGCGGATTGAAAGCCTTTCCATACGAAGCGGACGGCATAGTGCCCTTTGTTATCAACAGTCCTTTTATGAGTTTCTTTTACCATAATACCGGTAACAACGCAGTAAATGAGCAAGGTGAAGAGGTCGCAGCATACACGTTGCATAAAAATCCTGAAGGCAAAACCGTCCAAGAAAATGTGAATTGGCATCAGCAAAATGGCACTTATATTTTTTCTTTCGGATTGGGGGCGGTTATTGTTACTATCGGAATTCTAGTACTATTGGGTATTTGGTTTCCAAAAATCGGTTTTTGGGGCGGTCTTCTAATTGTTGGAATGTCCGTGGTTACACTTTCATTCCTCATCACAACACCCGAAGTTTATGTACCTAATCTCGGTGGAGATTTTCCAACACCGAATTATGGGTTCCCTTATTTATCAGGAGCGGGAAGACTAGTGCTAAAAGATATCATTATGTTGGCTGGAGGTCTTATCATTGCTGCTGAAGCAGCAACAAGAAGCTTACGGAAGTTTTGA
- a CDS encoding alpha/beta fold hydrolase, translating to MENKFRRYSSALMLLLAASISLHAQNKQKPLSIARQGSFAIGGTKLTEPGAFNLDKALKPQGQTFHGDHAYVFYQVPVKARKYPLVFLHGAGQSKKTWETTPDGREGFQNIFLRRKFSVYLLDQPRRGDAGKSTVQATVTPTPDEQFWFTQFRIGNYPDYFPDVQFPKDAASLEQFYRQMTPNTGDFDGEVISDAISGLFDQIGEGILVTHSQGGGPGWFTAIKNDGVKAIVAYEPYSSFLFPEGEMPEPITSTGLFGALNGEEIPLADFLKLTKIPIVIYYGDNIAKEPTDVWNMDHWRSGLEMARIWAQTINKHGGDATVVHLPETGINGNTHFPFSDLNNVEVADELSKWLKAKRLDVK from the coding sequence ATGGAAAATAAATTTAGGAGATACTCAAGCGCATTGATGTTATTACTGGCTGCATCCATATCACTTCATGCCCAGAACAAACAGAAACCATTAAGCATTGCCAGGCAGGGCAGTTTTGCAATAGGTGGGACAAAGCTTACTGAACCGGGAGCCTTCAATCTGGATAAGGCCTTGAAACCTCAAGGACAAACTTTTCATGGAGATCATGCCTACGTTTTTTACCAAGTTCCTGTAAAGGCACGTAAATATCCGTTAGTTTTTCTACATGGCGCAGGACAGTCCAAAAAAACTTGGGAAACAACACCGGATGGAAGGGAAGGGTTTCAGAACATTTTTCTTCGCAGAAAATTCTCCGTTTACCTGCTTGATCAGCCCAGACGTGGTGATGCCGGGAAGAGTACTGTTCAGGCAACGGTTACCCCAACACCTGATGAGCAGTTTTGGTTCACCCAATTTCGGATCGGCAATTATCCCGATTACTTTCCAGATGTCCAATTTCCAAAGGATGCTGCTTCTCTTGAACAGTTCTATAGACAGATGACCCCAAATACAGGCGATTTTGATGGTGAGGTAATCTCGGACGCCATTTCCGGGTTGTTTGATCAGATCGGTGAGGGTATCCTGGTAACGCATTCGCAGGGCGGCGGACCGGGTTGGTTTACGGCAATAAAAAACGATGGGGTTAAAGCGATCGTGGCCTATGAACCCTATAGCAGCTTCCTGTTCCCTGAAGGTGAAATGCCCGAACCGATAACATCAACAGGACTTTTTGGTGCGCTTAACGGTGAGGAAATTCCTTTAGCTGATTTCCTGAAGCTAACCAAAATACCGATCGTGATCTACTATGGTGATAACATTGCTAAAGAGCCGACCGATGTATGGAACATGGATCATTGGCGTTCGGGGCTTGAAATGGCAAGGATCTGGGCACAAACCATCAACAAACATGGGGGTGATGCTACCGTGGTACACTTGCCTGAAACCGGCATCAATGGCAATACCCACTTTCCTTTTTCTGACCTGAACAATGTTGAGGTAGCAGATGAACTATCGAAATGGCTAAAGGCGAAAAGGCTGGATGTTAAGTAA
- a CDS encoding transposase produces MHRKFDDSFKIMAVDLSVVKGSVADVAKELDIDPSLLSKWRRNPRYNGNKVLPDNPKISPEEQELRILRKKLRDTELERDILKKAIAIFSRGDGPYTGS; encoded by the coding sequence ATGCATAGAAAATTTGATGATTCGTTTAAGATAATGGCGGTCGATTTGAGCGTTGTTAAGGGATCTGTAGCCGATGTAGCTAAGGAATTAGACATAGACCCCAGTTTACTGAGTAAATGGCGTAGAAATCCACGTTATAATGGGAATAAGGTTTTACCTGACAATCCCAAGATCAGTCCGGAGGAGCAGGAGTTAAGGATTTTACGCAAGAAATTAAGAGATACAGAATTAGAACGCGATATCTTAAAAAAGGCCATAGCCATCTTCTCCAGGGGAGACGGTCCATATACCGGTTCATAA
- a CDS encoding AraC family transcriptional regulator, whose amino-acid sequence MLNDYLSLNIYETGIPTVAYFADRLHHSPNYFGDLIKKETGKSAREYIHNRIIEEAKNRISDKDKSINEIAFDLGFKYPQHSSRFFKKMVGLSPNEFRAASSKENNKSTVKTGSVECPILLTNRPF is encoded by the coding sequence ATGCTAAATGATTATCTTTCATTGAATATTTACGAAACCGGAATTCCTACCGTAGCTTATTTTGCCGATCGATTACACCACTCACCAAATTATTTTGGAGATCTGATAAAGAAGGAAACGGGAAAATCGGCGCGAGAATATATTCATAATAGGATAATCGAGGAGGCAAAAAATAGGATCAGCGATAAGGATAAGTCAATTAATGAGATTGCTTTTGATCTGGGTTTTAAATATCCACAACATTCTTCCCGGTTTTTTAAAAAAATGGTCGGACTTAGTCCAAATGAATTTCGCGCTGCAAGCAGCAAAGAAAACAACAAAAGCACAGTAAAAACAGGGTCTGTAGAGTGCCCTATTCTCCTAACAAACCGTCCCTTTTGA
- a CDS encoding VOC family protein, translating to MNTKFEAGINIAIKIPKSKYEKTVAFYKDILKLEVEEKLIDNPTVSRTHEVKFGNNIVWLDCVDNYTHSETWLQLTVPNVDEATSYLKSNGVETCDEIEELPENMHWIMDPAGTVFNLQQN from the coding sequence ATGAATACAAAATTTGAGGCAGGAATTAATATTGCAATCAAAATACCTAAAAGCAAGTACGAAAAAACGGTTGCTTTTTACAAAGACATTTTGAAGTTGGAAGTTGAGGAAAAACTTATAGACAATCCAACTGTTTCCAGAACACACGAAGTGAAATTCGGTAATAATATAGTTTGGTTAGATTGTGTTGATAATTACACCCATTCCGAAACCTGGCTACAGCTAACTGTACCCAATGTAGATGAAGCGACAAGTTATTTGAAATCGAATGGTGTGGAAACTTGTGACGAAATTGAAGAATTACCTGAAAATATGCATTGGATTATGGATCCAGCAGGTACTGTTTTCAATTTGCAACAAAACTAA
- a CDS encoding AraC family transcriptional regulator, translating into MDSFIKISGFNDPDSIPKLNDPYYFIILVDGKASFSVDFNNYDIHGRHILFLSPYQLFRWDSGNLKRIRFLRFHGDFYCIEYHKAEVSCNGILFNNIYDKPFISINDDFFDEIMVLFDKIDEFGDAKVNYDLSIVRSYLQLILALCSKEKQIENRHVEIPRKKPDLLNFKSMLDTNFASSKSVSFYADRYGLSANAFNKKVKKYYGKAPSKLIRERLILEAKRLLHLTYKSIKEISAELGFEDEFYFSRYFKKEVGVSPKTFREKVGISVVAEKSM; encoded by the coding sequence TTGGATTCTTTTATCAAAATATCCGGCTTCAATGATCCTGATTCTATTCCAAAACTCAATGATCCTTATTATTTCATTATCTTGGTGGATGGCAAAGCTTCTTTTTCCGTAGATTTTAATAATTATGATATCCATGGAAGGCATATTCTTTTTTTATCTCCGTACCAACTATTTAGGTGGGATTCTGGAAATTTGAAAAGGATTCGTTTTCTGCGGTTTCACGGTGATTTTTATTGCATTGAGTATCATAAAGCAGAAGTTTCGTGCAATGGCATATTATTTAATAACATATATGACAAGCCTTTCATCTCTATTAACGATGATTTTTTTGATGAAATCATGGTGCTTTTTGATAAGATAGACGAGTTTGGGGATGCTAAGGTGAATTATGATTTGTCTATAGTCAGGTCGTATCTTCAGCTTATACTAGCTCTGTGCAGTAAGGAAAAGCAGATTGAAAATAGGCACGTTGAAATACCACGTAAAAAGCCGGACCTTCTAAATTTCAAATCGATGCTTGATACCAATTTTGCTTCATCAAAATCGGTTTCTTTCTATGCAGATCGATATGGCTTATCCGCAAACGCATTTAACAAAAAAGTAAAGAAATACTACGGGAAAGCACCTTCAAAGCTGATCCGGGAGCGTCTAATACTGGAGGCAAAAAGGTTGCTTCATCTTACGTATAAAAGTATTAAAGAGATTTCCGCAGAACTAGGTTTTGAAGATGAGTTTTATTTTAGCAGATATTTTAAAAAAGAGGTGGGCGTCTCTCCAAAGACTTTTCGCGAAAAAGTAGGCATATCTGTAGTAGCCGAAAAATCTATGTAA
- a CDS encoding aldo/keto reductase: MEKRTLGKSGLAVSTLGLGCMGLSFGYGPATNKQEAVKLIRSAHEAGMTFFDTAECYGPFTNEELLGEALEPFREKVVIATKFGFQDGDSKKGLDSSPARIRAVAEASMKRLKTDYIGVATFKARQI, encoded by the coding sequence ATGGAAAAGCGTACACTAGGAAAAAGTGGACTGGCAGTATCAACACTTGGATTGGGTTGTATGGGATTAAGTTTTGGTTATGGCCCCGCTACCAATAAACAGGAAGCTGTCAAATTGATTAGGTCTGCGCATGAAGCAGGCATGACTTTTTTTGATACCGCCGAATGTTATGGTCCTTTCACCAATGAGGAATTGTTGGGGGAAGCACTTGAACCTTTTCGAGAAAAGGTAGTGATTGCGACCAAATTCGGCTTTCAGGATGGTGACTCAAAGAAAGGATTGGACAGTAGTCCTGCAAGAATACGAGCGGTGGCAGAAGCGTCTATGAAAAGGCTTAAAACAGACTATATTGGAGTTGCTACCTTTAAAGCGAGACAGATTTAG
- a CDS encoding aldo/keto reductase — protein MEEVAGTIQDLISEGKIKHWGLSEASAESIRKAHAVHPVAALQSEYSLFFREPEEEIIPTLEELGIGFVPFSPLGKGFLTGAIDETTKFDSTDFRNIVPRFSEENRKANQTLVDLLKSIAMEKGASPAQIALAWLLAQKPWIVPIPGTTKLHRLEENIGAATIDLSVEDVGQIDAAASKITIQGARYPEHLQNRVGK, from the coding sequence ATGGAAGAAGTCGCCGGAACTATCCAGGATCTGATCAGCGAAGGAAAGATAAAACATTGGGGATTATCGGAAGCAAGCGCAGAAAGCATTCGTAAAGCACATGCCGTACATCCTGTCGCGGCGCTTCAAAGCGAGTATTCCTTGTTTTTCCGTGAACCTGAAGAGGAGATTATTCCCACTTTGGAGGAGTTGGGTATCGGCTTCGTACCATTCAGTCCTCTGGGAAAAGGCTTTTTAACGGGTGCCATTGATGAAACAACAAAATTCGATAGCACGGACTTCAGAAATATTGTACCCCGTTTCTCGGAAGAAAACAGAAAAGCAAATCAAACACTAGTGGATTTACTGAAATCCATTGCTATGGAGAAAGGTGCATCACCTGCACAAATAGCGTTAGCGTGGTTGCTTGCCCAAAAGCCGTGGATTGTACCCATTCCGGGAACCACCAAATTACATCGTTTGGAGGAGAATATTGGAGCGGCTACTATTGACCTTTCCGTAGAAGATGTTGGGCAGATAGATGCGGCCGCTTCGAAAATCACCATACAAGGGGCTAGATATCCCGAGCATTTACAAAACAGGGTAGGAAAATAG
- a CDS encoding class I SAM-dependent methyltransferase gives MQSKEKIIKCYNDVADDYAAHRSNELSKKHFDCLLLKEFASVNKDKGPCADFGCGPGQTTKFLYDHGIKDVTGIDISSRMIDAAKRLFPKNKFETGDILNISNESNYFGSVLAFYAIVHFTYDQIKTAFSEVNRVLEKGGQFLFSFHAGNKVVHFDKANDIDVDIDLYFFHTDKIIAVLQETSFRIIDAIERQPYNNDVEYQSKRAYIWAEKI, from the coding sequence ATGCAGTCAAAAGAGAAAATAATTAAATGCTACAACGATGTGGCAGATGATTATGCAGCCCATCGCAGCAACGAACTTTCCAAAAAGCATTTTGACTGTTTGTTATTGAAGGAATTTGCTTCGGTCAACAAGGACAAAGGGCCATGCGCCGACTTTGGCTGCGGACCAGGACAAACAACAAAATTTCTATATGACCACGGTATAAAAGATGTAACCGGCATCGACATATCTTCCAGAATGATTGATGCTGCGAAAAGGCTTTTTCCAAAAAATAAATTTGAAACGGGTGATATTCTGAATATATCCAATGAATCAAATTATTTTGGAAGTGTACTTGCATTCTACGCTATTGTACATTTTACTTACGACCAAATCAAAACAGCTTTTAGTGAAGTAAACAGAGTGCTGGAAAAAGGAGGACAGTTTTTATTCTCTTTTCATGCCGGGAATAAGGTAGTGCATTTTGACAAGGCTAATGATATAGATGTGGATATTGATTTATACTTCTTTCATACAGACAAGATAATAGCCGTGCTTCAGGAAACCAGTTTTAGAATAATAGATGCAATAGAACGCCAACCTTACAACAATGATGTAGAATATCAAAGCAAGAGGGCATATATATGGGCAGAAAAGATATGA
- a CDS encoding carboxymuconolactone decarboxylase family protein — MSRLVKSIAVVMAVIVTSNANAQINADQNLDSKQQAIVRISALTGKGDLAKLEAELNAGLEAGLTINQIKEAIMHVYAYAGFPRSLRGLQTFMAVLDERKANGIEDEMGAEASPIQDERSKYERGKSILEALSGVPETGPKTGYAAFAPTIEVFLKEHLFADIFERDVLTYIERELVTVSVLSSIGGVEPMLRSHFNLCLNVGLTPDQLQQFVGVIKSTVGKKEAEAAQNVLDEVLKSKH; from the coding sequence ATGAGCAGACTCGTAAAATCAATAGCAGTTGTTATGGCAGTGATTGTTACCTCAAACGCTAATGCCCAAATAAATGCAGATCAGAATTTAGACAGCAAGCAACAGGCCATAGTCCGCATTTCGGCACTCACCGGCAAAGGCGATCTGGCGAAACTGGAAGCAGAACTGAATGCAGGGCTTGAGGCCGGATTGACCATCAACCAGATCAAGGAAGCGATCATGCATGTCTATGCCTATGCCGGGTTTCCCCGTAGCCTGCGCGGGTTACAGACTTTTATGGCCGTATTGGATGAACGCAAAGCCAATGGGATTGAAGATGAAATGGGAGCCGAAGCATCACCAATACAGGATGAACGCAGTAAATATGAACGGGGCAAATCCATACTGGAAGCGTTAAGCGGTGTACCGGAAACCGGACCGAAAACGGGTTACGCAGCATTTGCGCCGACCATAGAGGTCTTCCTGAAAGAACACCTTTTTGCCGATATTTTCGAACGGGATGTGCTGACTTATATAGAACGGGAGCTGGTAACCGTGTCGGTACTCAGCAGTATCGGCGGCGTGGAACCCATGTTGCGTTCCCATTTTAATCTGTGCCTGAATGTAGGTTTAACACCGGATCAGTTGCAGCAATTTGTAGGCGTGATCAAATCAACGGTTGGCAAAAAAGAAGCGGAAGCAGCACAAAACGTGTTGGACGAGGTATTAAAAAGTAAACATTAG
- a CDS encoding SRPBCC domain-containing protein yields the protein MLDITVDKTIKKVFVNREFAAERNLVWDVTTKQEILGQWWAPKPWISRTKYTDFKVGGRRFYAMCGPDREEHLAVQDFTAISPKTNLKIKEISFQG from the coding sequence TTGCTTGACATTACCGTTGACAAGACAATAAAAAAGGTATTCGTAAACAGGGAATTTGCGGCCGAGCGCAATTTGGTTTGGGACGTAACCACTAAACAAGAAATCCTTGGCCAGTGGTGGGCACCGAAACCCTGGATCTCCAGGACAAAATACACGGACTTTAAAGTTGGCGGAAGGAGATTCTATGCAATGTGTGGTCCCGACAGAGAAGAACATTTGGCGGTGCAGGACTTTACAGCCATATCGCCCAAAACAAATTTAAAAATTAAAGAGATATCGTTTCAAGGCTAA
- a CDS encoding AraC family transcriptional regulator: MTQAYKFDTVSQYNAFNNHETLHPLVSIVDFSKAKERTGSRMTFGIYCIFLKEVNCGDLKYGCNYYDYEAGTLVFISPGQVIDVENKVDYYQPMGHGLVFHPDLIKGTPLAKSLNEYSFFNYNTNEALHLSERERKIVFDCFDKIEYELSQSVDKHSKRLIASNIELFLNYCERFYDRQFITREHINKGVLENFEELLNSYFSSEKPYSIGLPSVAYFADKLNLSSNYFGDLIKKETGKSAQEYTQNKIIDIAKDKIFDNNKTISEIAYELGFKYPQHFSRLFKKRVGFTPNEFRNLN; encoded by the coding sequence ATGACACAGGCGTATAAATTTGATACGGTAAGCCAATACAATGCTTTCAATAACCACGAAACTTTACATCCATTAGTTAGTATCGTTGATTTCTCAAAAGCGAAGGAAAGAACCGGTTCTCGCATGACTTTTGGAATTTACTGTATTTTCCTTAAGGAGGTGAACTGCGGAGATTTAAAGTATGGCTGTAATTACTATGATTATGAGGCCGGCACATTGGTATTCATTTCTCCCGGACAAGTTATCGACGTGGAGAACAAAGTAGATTATTATCAGCCTATGGGCCATGGTTTGGTTTTTCATCCCGACTTGATAAAAGGGACACCTCTTGCCAAGAGCCTGAATGAGTATAGTTTTTTCAATTATAACACCAATGAGGCATTACATTTATCCGAGCGAGAAAGAAAGATTGTTTTCGATTGTTTTGACAAGATTGAATACGAATTAAGCCAGTCGGTTGATAAACACAGCAAAAGGTTAATTGCCTCCAATATTGAACTATTCCTGAATTACTGTGAGCGTTTTTACGACCGTCAGTTTATTACCCGGGAGCATATCAATAAGGGAGTATTGGAAAACTTTGAAGAATTGTTGAATAGCTATTTCTCTTCTGAAAAGCCTTACAGTATCGGATTACCCTCTGTAGCTTACTTTGCGGACAAGCTCAATTTATCGTCTAATTACTTTGGTGATCTAATAAAAAAAGAGACAGGTAAATCAGCCCAAGAATATACGCAGAACAAAATTATTGATATCGCCAAAGACAAGATATTCGATAACAATAAGACTATCAGCGAGATTGCATATGAATTAGGCTTCAAATATCCTCAGCATTTCAGTAGGCTCTTTAAGAAACGAGTCGGTTTTACACCGAACGAGTTTCGGAATTTGAATTAA
- a CDS encoding IS3 family transposase yields MRTRYLKKGHSHLLQGRRSIYRFIKENREVYSVEKMCEVLNVSSSCFYRWLVWPESPREQRSKALVDKIQQVHSDSKYIYGSPRITAELHKKGEMVSRSYVARLMKKHGIRSKVKKKYRVTTDSSHSYRIAENLLQRDFSADSLSQKWVSDITYIHTGKGWLYLTTVIDLADRKVIGWSLSTDMTTKNTSVQAIKMAIRNRGIKDGLIFHSDRGIQYACDEFKRVIVKNKILQSMSRKANCWDNAVAESFFKTLKAEMIYHRKFIDQQSAKLEIFGYIEGFYNTKRTHSALGYKTPKQIEEMLLEKEKMAA; encoded by the coding sequence ATTAGAACGCGATATCTTAAAAAAGGCCATAGCCATCTTCTCCAGGGGAGACGGTCCATATACCGGTTCATAAAGGAGAACCGAGAAGTATATTCCGTAGAGAAGATGTGCGAAGTATTGAACGTTAGCAGCAGTTGTTTTTACCGTTGGCTGGTTTGGCCCGAATCCCCCAGGGAACAACGCAGTAAAGCACTTGTGGATAAAATACAGCAGGTACACAGTGACAGTAAGTATATCTATGGCAGCCCACGGATAACCGCAGAGCTGCACAAAAAAGGTGAAATGGTATCAAGAAGCTACGTAGCAAGATTGATGAAGAAACATGGGATACGAAGTAAGGTTAAGAAAAAATATAGGGTGACCACAGATTCGAGCCATAGTTATAGGATAGCTGAAAATCTCCTCCAAAGAGATTTTTCAGCGGATTCCCTATCGCAAAAATGGGTTAGCGACATTACTTACATCCATACCGGCAAAGGGTGGCTTTATCTAACAACGGTTATCGATCTGGCGGACAGAAAAGTCATTGGATGGTCTTTAAGCACCGATATGACGACTAAAAACACTTCTGTACAAGCCATCAAAATGGCTATTAGAAACCGAGGTATCAAAGATGGTCTTATCTTCCATTCGGATAGAGGGATCCAATATGCCTGCGATGAATTCAAGAGGGTAATTGTAAAAAACAAGATACTTCAAAGCATGAGTAGGAAGGCCAATTGCTGGGACAATGCAGTAGCTGAGAGCTTTTTCAAGACACTAAAGGCTGAAATGATCTACCATAGAAAATTCATCGATCAGCAATCGGCTAAATTGGAGATCTTTGGATATATTGAAGGTTTTTATAATACCAAAAGAACACATTCTGCCCTGGGATATAAAACCCCTAAGCAGATCGAAGAGATGCTATTGGAAAAAGAGAAAATGGCAGCATAA